AGATTAACTGCTTCCTATTTCCTTGAACAGCATATGTCACactaaaaatcttcaataaagagaaactaaggcagagtttATTAGCTAGAGTAGCAATTTCCAGTAAAAGGGATCCAAGGTCCCTCAATAGCCAAGTACCCCTCTAATAGGCAGAACTCTTTAACACAGTTGGTCACATAAAGTACATAAGATACAGTGAGGCAAACTAAACTGAGACTATGATTGGTTTACCATAAAGATGAAGGCTGAGCTTACATTTACCTTGATTCAGAGAAGGGATTTCCAGGACCCAGGGCAATAGGGAAAACCAGAATtgattcatgatactctgaaaagTCTTGTGGAGGGCAAACATACTACAACCAGGTTAACTTttacctttccctccctttccccttccttggTGAGCAACAACTTACAGATTGAGTCTTTGTAGTCAGGCTGTAGCCTAAGGTATAGGGAAGGTAAACTCTTACAACAAACTTTaccactgatatatatatatatatatatatatatatatatatatatactcaagcCTAAATTTGATCCATAAATATTGATTCTAGTGATTAGATTGATGTAATTCTTAATCAATACTTCAATCAATTTTTTAATAAGCAATTGAAAATAAAGCGGGGTGTCAATGATCAATTTCAGATAGCTCACAGCATTGCAAGGAAGAAAACTCTTTGTAAGCCCAATATGAGCCTGAGCTCTTCTTGCTTTTATTTGAAACAGGCTCAGAGCTTTTTGTCTGTTGGAGGCTCTGATTGCtgtcctcctcatcatcatcatattcCATGATGGCATATGAGGTTTTTGCATGCTCTGGTGCTAGCTGATTAACTCCCTCCCCATCCAGGAAAAAACATAGCACATGTTTGGGAGAGTTACTAAAAGGGACAGGCCTAAAGGTCTTCAGGAAGCTAGAGTTCAAAGTGCCAGGCCATTTGTAATACTGCAGTTTAGTCTCTTACCTCAAGCTGGGGAAAGTCTGTTGGAGCTGGGTCTGGCTTTTTTCAGTCTTCAGTAACTTTGGGAGCTCAGGGGTAGACATATATTCAGTGGTTGGAACACTTGTTTAACAGATCTAATATCAGCCTGCTTTCTGGGGAGCTAGGGTGGGGGTATATTTTTGGCCCCTTAGGAACAACTCAAGTGAACTATATATATAGCATAACTTTTGGGCTGATCTCACCAGGCCCAAAACTGGATCCAGCAGAATAGAAGTGCCCACAACTGATATATGGTTCACATATAAGGTGGTCTGTGATCAATAACATCAGAAATGACTTCTGTTGGGATGTGAAAGAACTGTAAGGGGTATTTGAATATACCTAAAAAGAGGCATCTTCTGCCCTTGAATAGCTTACAGTTTAACTGGAATTATATCATGTACATATATAggaatatacaaaatagatatagatataggtataataaaatacatagatatagatgaaataatctggggagaaaaacattcATTAGTGTGAGTGACTTAGGGAAGAGTAGGTCAGGAAAGGCAGGTGACATTTCTGTAGAACCTTggaggaaactagggattctaagagctGCATTTGAGGGAAAAGTATATTCTAGTCAAGGGACACTGCCAGAGCAAAGGCATAAAGGTAGGAGATTGAATACTGTGTGTGAGGAATGCCCAAAAGTCCAGTTTGGCTAAACTCTAGAGTGCAAGAGCAGGAATTATGTGTAATAAGGCCAAAAAGGTAAGTTAGGGTTGGTAAGTTAGGTTTGTTTATTCAGACATTTACTCAAATATTTCAGGCATCAACCAAGAAAGTGTAAGGAGACATTTAGGGAGCAGGAGTATGGATCTCTATTTAAAGCAGCCAAAATCACACTAAGTAGGCAACTGACTATTCTTCCTAAGGGGAAATAAGGTCAACTCTATTATGTGCATTATCAGACAATCTTTTGGTTTATAACtgcaaatttttccttttaaaaatatttttcaagtaatTTGTTGACTTCTCTCACTCTCAGCTTATTCCTGTTGGATCTGgagtggttctttttttttttttttttttttttttttttttttttttttgcctttgaccTTGGAACTGTCCCATGGAAAGAAACACTCTTGTCCCATATTGTTGCATGCCAGGATTCTATATAACTAGAAGTCATGCTTCTAGAGTCATATTTTTAGGGTGTTCTTAAAACaccatagtaagtgtctgaggtaaaattcatgaagatgagtcctTCTGAAtccttacttttctttaaaaCCCAGAACTCCTacaagccttttctgattccacAATTGGTAGTGCTGTCTATCTCTTGAAgttactttgtattattttgtttgtttttattcctcTGTAACACATGTTGTATCTCTTCAGTAGAATGCCAGGTCTCTGAGGACAGCATCTGTTGCATTTCTGTCTGTATTCacaacatttagcacagttcttggcagagtaggcacttaaataaatgcttgtttacttggATTGAAGTCATTACCTAgtgtcctttctttttcccacagGATTTTACAATGACTCTCTACCTGAGGCATTATTGGAAGGATGAACGCCTCTCATTTCCCAGTACCACTAATAAGAGCATGACATTTGATGGGAGACTAGTGAAGAAAATTTGGGTCCCTGATGTCTTCTTTGTCCATTCCAAAAGGTCATTCACTCATGACACTACAACTGATAACATCATGCTCAGGGTATTCCCAGATGGTCATGTTCTTTACAGCATGAGGTAAGGCACCCATCCAAGTTTGTTTTCCCACAAGTACCATCTGGAGATCTGCTTAGGTACTGTGACCTTCAAGGTTTATAGTCCTGCTGAGGTGATCAGCAACATCTTCTTGTGGTTAGAGAACTGGCCAAATTTCAGAGAAAAGTCATGCCAGCCAAAGTGGTTTCTGGATAAGCCAGAGAGATGCAGACTAGAAAAATGAACTTGTTCAAGGAGGGCTGAGTCAATCTGTGCAAGGTTATTAAAGCGAAGTCTTTAGTGTAACACTGGTGACTGCTACTGTGATGAATAGAGCTGATCAGCCAGTACTTGactgtttctttcttctcccatctCTCTGCTAGATAAGGGGTAGactggaagagggaaagggaggaattgGTTTGGGATAGTGTCTTTTCTCCAGTTATTACTGTCTCCCCTTACCCCTTTCTCTCTGAATATTTAATTTAGCCACACACGTTGTTATAACACTTAGCTCATTTTTTAGCACAGGGGCAATATAGAGGTCCTCAAGTCTATGTggtccctttctctatttttatagaGTTTATTTCAGAgataattacaattacaatagCTTAGAATGGGCAAATTTCCTATCATTCAGACAGACTTTTGGCTTTTGCCCTGATTTAAAATTTTGCTTATCTCTAGCTAACTGTTGGCCTTTTTATGTTTAAGgggaaaaggaatcagaaaatAAGCAATGTTGAGGAAAATAAATAGCAGAGTAAACTATGAGAGCCTATCTCCATTCTTTTGAAATTGAAGTTATGGAGAACAAGTCTATCTTCCTCCCCTTTGATACCATTTTTGGAGTCAGAGTACCAAGTTGGAGAGACCATTGTTGTGAACAATTGGCACTTTTCACAGGTTTTCTGTAGCAGATATTCAGAGAATTCTGGAAGAACCAAGCAGATCCAGAGGTAAAAACTATCCTTGCAAGTGCATGATGTAACTTTTCTTTAGGGAGAAGTAGGATTGTATAGTGAATAGTGTGCTAGCTAAGTAGTAATGGACTGggaaagatctgggttcagagcctaattctgagacttattagctttgtgaccctaagcACAAACTGCCTAATGCTTAGCTTTGAAATCATAGGCTCAACATAGatcctcattttcattttgtgacTAAGGAGAAATAAGAGGATGAAAAGTCTTAAGTCCATGTCTTATGAGGATCAATTGAAGGACCTGAGAAGGTTTAGCATGAGGATGAGAAGACTCAGGGGGCATTGCATAGCTGGTAAGCATTTGAAGGCCTCTTATGTGGAGgaaggattagatttattctaatTGCTGAGTAGAAAATGCAAAGGggcaaatttaattttaatacaaCTAAGAACTTCTTAACAATTTTTGTTGTTAGTTATATATAACCCTGTGTGACCCAATTTTGgactttcttgaaaaagatattagagtgatttgccatttccttcttcagctcatttcacagatgaggaaatgaggtaaacaggattaagtgacttgtcccatgtcacacagctagttaatgtgtgaggctagatttgaattcaggaagacttggtACTCTGTCCACTATACCACCCAGCTGTCCCCTTCCTAAGAATTAAACCAAGTGAAAAGTAGAATGGGCTCCTTTGAAAAAATGGTAGATTTCCTCTCCTTAGAAGTCTTCAATAAAAAGAGCTCTATAATATACACAGAGTAGTGGAAATGCCTTTCCTAAAATGCACTGGAGAAGTTTTTTATGTATGGCATGGCCTTTGagatcttatttcatttttaaattccatGATTCTGGGAGAATAAGGAATGTGCATGAGAGTTAGTGATAAAGATCCACAGACCATGgctaattatttcattaaaagatTTGTGTATGTGATTTTAATACTCTTAGGTCTGCAAATCCCTGTAACAGATATCCTGGGTTTTGAAACCTTTtaagaaagtaggaaagaaatgGCCTCCCCCCACAAACTCCCTGTATTTTCCAGcacaaaaattagaaaagcaaaacaaaacaaaatcccaattatctttttaaaaaaatacctttttttttttttttaaattttccaggATTACAGTCACTGCAATGTGCAACATGGACTTCAGTCACTTTCCTTTGGACTCACAGACATGCTCTTTGGAGTTAGAAAGCTGTAAGTGGTTCCCTTATCTTGTATTATAGGCCTTCCTTCACCTTATGACTTCAGTGCCTTTTGAGACTTTTCCACCACTATCAGTTTAGTGTCACCTGCCAGCAAGAAGCACTTTTTAGTTCAAGATTGGGTTATGTTTTGTGGTTTGTGTAAttctgatttaaaaacaaattcccttTCTTGTCTGCTCCCTCTCTAAGATGCATACACAGATGAAGATCTGATGTTGTACTGGAAAAATGGGGATGAATCCCTGAAAACAGATGAGAAGATTTCTCTGTCACAGTTTCTGATTCATAAGTTTCACACGACATCCAGACTGGCTTTCTACAGCAGTACAGGTATTATATCTTTGTCCCTGCCTAGAAGGccacaagagaaagaaatgattgcCTAGTTGACCTCTGCAAAGCAACATGGAGGTGACATTTCTGCAGTTTGGGATGATGGAGATGTCCTAAAATCTTATTGTTAACTCTTCCTTGATTGTGGTATTCACTATCACCAGACTAAACTCAGTTACCCCTTCCAGGCCTAAGAGCACAAAGAAACTTTGTTAGGAGGAATGAAAGCTCAATAAGAAGCCAGACTCTGCCACCTTACTACCTTTccaagtgaccctgggcaagtcactaaatttacttgttttctcatctataaaatgaggggaattgGAATAGAGCTAAAGTTCCTCCCTACTTTCAGTCTGCTCTAATGCAGAATCCTTTCCTCATATCTTGGTTATGGCAATAATTCTGTAGGATTTCTTAAACTTGTTTCACTTGAGACCTCTTTTCtcctgaaaaatttttacatgacctcaggtatatagatatataaaatagacatactAATCAAACAttgactgataataaatcataatttcatgactcccacattcagtgaAGAGATCCCCATATGGAGTATAACCCACAGGTTAGGAAGCTGAAcaaatatccagaaaaagaaaaagaagtttgaatgcagattgaaacatactattttttccttttttaattgctttttctttatcatgtttttgcccttttgttctaattctttttttttcttcacaaaatgactaatgtggaaatatgtttaatatgattgttatataacttatatcagattgattgctttttgaggaggagaggaggaaaaatggaaatcatagtcttataaaaataaatatcaaaaattaataaatacattttttaaaaagaagctagACAGTAGCCTAGTGGTAAGTATGTCTGTCTCAAGTCTTTCACCATTCCAATCTAACCTTCATTTAGCCCCCAAAGTAGTTACCCTAAAATACAGGTCTAATTATGTCACTCACCACCCTCCTCCccaataaacacacacacacacacacacacacacacacacacacacacacacacacacacactaaactCCAGTGGCTACTTTTTGcctccaggaacaaatacaaaatgctatttGGCATTCAGAGCCTTTCACAACTTAGTCCCCTCCTacatttccattcttctttcattttactcCCCAGCACCCACTCTTCACTCCAGTGACACTATCCTCTTAGCTGTTCCATAAATAGGATATAATGCCCATTTTATAGGACCCCACAACTAATATCTGAGGTCACacctgaattcagttcttcctgattccaagccaagTGCTCTAcccattttttttacttaataccCCTCCCCTACTTTATGTAACTTAGTCTCTTTTTATccacaaaatggagataaaaatatttgtatttcctaTTTCACTGAGTTGTTATGAGGCTTAAATAAGGTAATGTTAAATAGCaacaaattaattattaattaataaattgatgtaATAAATAACATTGAGGTTAActaatttaatgaataaataaattgatgttaataataaataacataaaatggTATTTAAAAGAGCATAATTATTAAACTTTTGGTAGgagtgtgctagtaaatgtttaacaaacaaCTGTCATAGGGAGAAAAGtgcaaataatacatttttaagtttaacctatattagtaACACTTTACAGAACTAAtaagatataaatgctcacactgaaattttaacaattaagGTCAGtttggttcagtagatagagcactggccatgGAGCAGtgtagtctcagacatttacttgctatgtgatcctgggcaagtcacgtaatctTGATTgactctacaaaaaaaaaaaaaaaaaaaaaaaaaagaaaatttagcaaTTGAGTATCACAAGCTGATCTGAGCTAGCTCCAGCATATTCTACTTTGGGGTAAAAATATTGGTTCCAGagaaagttaaaatatttataaataaatataaaataaaataggcagAAGCTGTGTAAACATAATCCCCAATGAAAgtgtggtgtagtggaaagacCCCTCCATTTGGAGCCAGAGggcatgggttcaaattcttgcTTTCTCACTTTCTGCTATATCATCTTGAGAATGTCCTCTCTCTgagactgtttcctcatctgtaaaatgaggagtggAGGCAGGTGGGAATAAAGATCCTCTGAAGTCTGTTCCAAGTCTGAATCTATGGTCCCATGACATTTCAAATCAGACTACAATTCACTGAATATTGCTGGACACTGAAGATATGTGAGGACCTCGGGGAACAGAACTACcattaatgaaacaaaatctgTCACTTTATCCCAGGTActctgagtctttttttttttttttttttttttaaaatcactgaaTCCATGCTTCTACTTTGGAGAAGAATGCAGTTAATTGTTCCAAATGCCCTTTTCacgttttctcctttttttaaaatagaattctaaAATATCAGAGTTAGAAGGACTGCAAAGGCCATTTAAGCCAAGCTGCTCCCATAAAGGATTCCTGTCTACACCGTCCCCCCAAAGTGGCCATCTGGCCCTTTGAGAATTCTGTAGCAGTTCTCAGATTGAAGGCAGCTATATAGTTAGATGCAATGGTTAAAAGCTGTCTTGGGGATAAGGAGCAAGGAACAGTTTCATTCTCTTCTCGTCTCCCTCCCACCATAACCTCCCACATTTATCTTGTGTAAAGATGGCTCATTTTCAGTGTCTTTGTAGCACTTTCACTCTGGTATATGACACACTCCCCTGGTCTATTCATAACAGTACTCTTTTAAGATCCCCACTGCGTGATAGAGTTGgtttttttgattttctctatttcGGTAACCTTTCATTGAGGGTTTTCAGTGGTCTCAAATGCAGTGTacttggtttgtttttctttttaagtaagtTACTCTGTACCACCCAGATGAGCCTGCCATCACAGTAGTAGCCCAGTTGTTGTTATCTCAATAGCCTTTTTGGGAACACttgatacttatttttaaagtctGCATTTGATCCCCATTTTTCTAAGCCAACTATCACCTCTGGCACCTTAGTACTAAAACAAGAGGATCAGGCTAGTTCATAAAAGGAACACTTCCTTCCTCCAAGAAAAGGCACTATGTAAATCCAAGGTTTAGTGAGATTTTATAGGATCACAGAAACACACAACTATAAAGGAACAGAGGTCATTGAATCCATTTATCTCAGTGCTATCTATTCTGGATGAATGGGAAAAAGGGGGAATAATTAGGATAAACTGACTTTATGATGGAATAAAGGATGAAAGATAAATATACCTTGTTCACTCACTTGCTGGTGAATCTCATATTAACctacattcttttttgttgtttagtcatttacaATCAGATTGGactccttttgggattttcttggcaaaaatactagctaggttttccttctccaactcattttacagatgaggaattgaagcaaacagggataAGACTTGCCTacgtagtaaatgtctgaggctggatttgaatgtaAGTCTTCTAGGTCTGGCACActgtccactgtgctacctagctgctacTGTACTAACTTACCCTCATTAAAATCACTTCCTGTATTTGAACAAACACTGTagcatgcaattaaaaatataACTGGAGCACCATGGTTGAGACTTTACCTCAGGCACTGACATCTAGGAGAAAAGTTTATTTCCTTTACTTATATGTTCTTGCTCTTTCAAGCATTCCACTGGCTTCCCCTCCCAGTAACATTGGGTGGGGAGAAGAACTGCCTCGTTGAAGGTTGGTCAATGAGATCTTGGACTATTGGAACTTGGAGAAAGTCATAAGAAAATATGCTAGGTATATTTCATCCTCCAACTGAATTTGTTTCAGGTGCTGGAATTCCTAGTTATAATTCTACTCTCAGTTTGTCTCCACAATACACTTGCTACTTTTCCAAAGGAACCCTACATTCTAATCATTTCCCCCTGGATGCACCAGACATATTCCTAGTTCCTAACTTTGTCTTAGTTATGTAATATTCTGCTTTTCCTCTTTACTTCCTCAGGTCATGTCCCTTTCTTTCATGAAGCCTTCCCCATCTGCTTCAGAAGATTCACAACCCCCTTCTCTTAAAGCACTTGTCTATGATGCTTAATGGACAAGGACTAGACCTGTGATctcattataaatattatgtaatgaatgtttaaagtattttattatagATATAATGAGGCAGTTACATTACAGGCAGTAGATGCATCTTGACGTCTAagttaaatccagcctcagatactaattaaCTGTGATCCTGGTGGCTTAACCCTATGtgccttaatttcttcctctgtaaaatgggaaaaataatagcatctatcctGAAGGGTTGTTgtcaggattaaatgaaataactgtaaagtgcttagtacagtgccttaCATATAGTAAATGCTAGATAAATTATCATAAGTGATTCTAAAGTGAGCAAActtcttctaccaatgcagattggtactttctctgcaacttctcattttacaaagctGCCTAGAATTTTGAAAGGTtgttttgcccaggatcatataaccaGACATAAACCTGAATCTTCCTGGCTCTAATACTGACTTTCTATTCCCAATATCATGTAGTTTCTCTTAATTAATAAGGTCTTTAATTGTTTCTTAATTggtatatagatttttttttccttaaactaTTTAAGGGACTATACTTTATCTATCTCTTGAGCTCTTAAATGACTAGCCCAGTACTGTTATGAAAAGATTCTCCTATggcacaataattttccattgctGCTTTTcagcttgttcagccactcctccactgatgggcattccctcaatttctaattttttgttaccataaaaagagctgccacaaatactttggcacatataggttcttttttcctttgttatgacctctttgagatacagacctattgctggatcaaaggatatgtatagtttgcttgccttttggacatagttccaaattgtgctGCAGAATAGCAgccttctaattttataaatcCTTTAGGCCCAGAGGATTTAAACCCGTCTCTTCTACCTCCCAGAGAGGAAAAAGTTGGAGCAGCAAGTGAaagtttcagaggaaaaaaaaaattcagctaaaTATAAGGAAACACAGGAGGTTATGGATTCTCTATTAGTGGAGAATTGTCTAGGATGACTGTTCAATGGAAATATTGAAGATTGATTCTTGTTCAGGTGTAAAGTAACCTTTGAGGTACCTTCCATCTCTGAGATTTATTGATGTTTGGTGATATttgttgtttcttcatttttttagagaAGGATTTTTCTCAGTGTCAGATTTTGAGCTGGTGCTAGAACTTTAGGATAAAGCCATAATTGTTACTTCTATCAACTCCCCCTACCCTTCTATAATTTACACAAAGATTAAGAGTTTGGCTTTAAATCACTTTGTGAATGAGTCAAGTATCAGAGTGCAAGTTTCTTGACTCTAGCTAAGCTAGTTGCATGGACAGTAGAGATTAAAGTCCCGATGGATTGTGATTATGAGCATGtagtattgttttctttcttaagctAACCTGACACATCTCCAATTTAGCATATTACTTGCTGGTATTATACAGAGTTAGATAATATAGATTAATTTAATAGATTTATGAAAGTCAGCTATGAGTTCATATTAAGAATTGTTTTGACCTCTTTGAAATACCTATATGTCTATTTTTTTGACTTGGGATTTAATTGATTTAAATCTAtattaaacaaataatttctaTATCTGCTTATCAATCTCTAAAATCCTAATTGATatcaatatttatatctatatctatactgaAGTCTAGAACTGAAAATCTATTAGATATATTTCCACTATAGATAtaattttcaatggaatttttaaaaattatttatatgtttcattcattcatgaagcatatgaatatatattttaagaaatctgtTGAAAGTGAGAGATTTGGGAATGAGAGGATATGATAGGAAAGATGactcgattttttttttttgcctcaaattATACCTCAACATATTATTTCTTCTGGTTAACAGGGTGGTACAATCGACTGTACATTAACTTCACCTTGCGTCGCCACATCTTCTTCTTCTTGCTTCAAACCTATTTCCCTGCTACTCTGATGGTCATGCTATCCTGGGTATCCTTCTGGATTGATCATAGAGCTGTGCCTGCCAGAGTTTCACTGGGTAAAAGATATTTCAACAAGTTCAGAATAATGTTGTCAATTATCCATTTATGAaaaaacatgtaaactcctcctcagaggCATTTTATGCAGTTTTTGCCCAACTTGTACAAACTGAGTTATGACTGTTGAGatagtgaaaaagaaaacttgaggaaaataaatgagagaaaaaagtttaaggTATTGTACCTGCCATCCCCTTAGTTATGTACACATCCTTCAATAGACTATCAGATACCAGATGATTGAAATGAATGAGAGTGAAAGAGAATATTCAAATGCAATATTAAAAGCTTCTCAAGTCTAAATCTACATTTCTAGCTCTGTTAGCAAATGTGAGGCAAAATATTGTTACCTTGGGGAGGTGAAAGATACTTGCCAGGAAAATGGTCCTGTTGTTGAAGGTTAGATCCTGAGGACTCTGGTAGGGGGAGGTAGTGAGGAAAGCATATGGTAAAATCTCCCCAGATTTATAGAGAACAAGAAGGTGTACTTGTGAATCATGAATCACATTAGTAGTTAGGTAAGGAAACCAAAATAAGccaaattttaacttttaatcttattttattgattatttttgtttatcacttttatttccattccattccatttccttcttctcctaCCCAACATTCCATTTCTTGTAATaggaaaaaagatttaagaaagacaaaaagtagTCAAATAAATCAATTCATCAATTACCAATAATGAACACCTTTTGTTCTCCACTTTTGCAAAGAGAGTAAAGAGATTAAGACACTTAAAAACCCTTTATGAATTCAATGTCTGAACTAACTTTGGGGGCCTTTCCAGGTAGTACAACTGTCCTCACCATGTCTACAATCATCACTGGTGTTAACGCCTCCATGCCTCGAGTTTCCTACATCAAGGCTGTGGACATCTTCCTGTGGGTCAGCTTTGTATTTGTGTTCCTTTCCGTGTTGGAGTATGCAGCAGTGAACTACCTGACCACCGtacaggagaggaaggagaggaagctTCGAGACAAGGTGagaaaaattttcttctttttagtttgtCTAAGGATAGAAAAATAGCAAGAATTTATTCCTTGGTTATTTTGTATCAGGCAAAGCattaagtactagggatacaaataaaatagcaaaaagaaagttcctgccctcaaggagcttagttTTCTAATGGGGTAAAATGACACATAAAAGGGATCTCAAAAGGGTTGAGGCAAGGTAAAGAAGGTGTTAGTGGTAAAATCCAGACAGTCACAGCTGAGATGGAACTAAAGCATGGCTAGTGAAGGCTCATCCCTAAAATAGAGACCATGAAAGGAACTCAGAAATGAGACAAGAGTGCTTCTAGAATGGAGAGATGTTTTAGGATGGGAAGGTCCAAGGTGCTTGTAGAATCCCTAGGATGAGAAGGCCTGGCAattaggttgcacagtggatagaacaccagccttgaagtcaggaggatctgagttcaaatgtggtctcagattttaacccttcctagctgtgagatcctgggcaagtcacttaaccccagttgcctcaggaaaaaaagaaaaaaagaaaaaagaaaaagaaatgcatagCTGGGGAGAGaatgggaagaagaagagagatgcACATGAAAAGTTCCCAGCTAAAAGGGCCACTGCGAGAAGTGTCTTAAGAGTTAATCCAACCCTGCTTATCTTCCCCCAATAGAAGAATCAAATAATGTGAAAGTCTCTTTGGTTTAGTAAAATTCAGGTGCTCTTCTGAGTGTCTTTTGTCCCATTGGTAAGTGTAGAAACTCTGGAGAAAAGACAGATTCTAACTAAGGAATCATCTGAGAGCCACAAAACTTTTTGCTTGGAAGATAATTGTAAGATACTTGTTTTATTAAAATGAGACAAATTAGGCTAGTAATATTCATAGACTCATAGGATAACTAGAGCAGGAAATAACCTTAGAGATATCTAGTATGATCCTCTCATTTTATTAACAATGAAATTGaaacccaaagaaatcataaattataGGATTGAGAGTTACAAGAGATCATCTAGACAGACcccttaaagatgaggaaattgaggcccagagaaattaagtgacttgcccaaagtgtGATATGCATATTACATCAAAGAGCCAATATTCAAACCTGTATTCTCTGATTTCAGATCCAGTGCTAAGACCCACACCTACTATATTAAGAAGTTAAACTATCCAGACAATATCCATTTGTTATCAACTAACTTACCATAGTTTAAAACCTACAATGGGTGTATCTCTAGAGCAGAAACCcacatttatgaat
The Sminthopsis crassicaudata isolate SCR6 chromosome 4, ASM4859323v1, whole genome shotgun sequence genome window above contains:
- the LOC141541231 gene encoding gamma-aminobutyric acid receptor subunit rho-2 isoform X2 codes for the protein MPYFFRLLLFLFCLILLVESRNPRRRRWSGQLEMPRLSYLYKKTHDITKLQKGKTEQLLRVDEHDFTMRPAFGGPAIPVGVDVQVESLDSISEVDMDFTMTLYLRHYWKDERLSFPSTTNKSMTFDGRLVKKIWVPDVFFVHSKRSFTHDTTTDNIMLRVFPDGHVLYSMRITVTAMCNMDFSHFPLDSQTCSLELESYAYTDEDLMLYWKNGDESLKTDEKISLSQFLIHKFHTTSRLAFYSSTGWYNRLYINFTLRRHIFFFLLQTYFPATLMVMLSWVSFWIDHRAVPARVSLGSTTVLTMSTIITGVNASMPRVSYIKAVDIFLWVSFVFVFLSVLEYAAVNYLTTVQERKERKLRDKVPCTCGMLHSRTIILDGNYSESEANSLAGYTRSHIVTDEEKQEKIVVHLALSDESNTSRKKGLRGHVGLRIIQNTHVIDKYSRLIFPIFYIFFNLIYWSVFC
- the LOC141541231 gene encoding gamma-aminobutyric acid receptor subunit rho-2 isoform X1, coding for MRPAFGGPAIPVGVDVQVESLDSISEVDMDFTMTLYLRHYWKDERLSFPSTTNKSMTFDGRLVKKIWVPDVFFVHSKRSFTHDTTTDNIMLRVFPDGHVLYSMRITVTAMCNMDFSHFPLDSQTCSLELESYAYTDEDLMLYWKNGDESLKTDEKISLSQFLIHKFHTTSRLAFYSSTGWYNRLYINFTLRRHIFFFLLQTYFPATLMVMLSWVSFWIDHRAVPARVSLGSTTVLTMSTIITGVNASMPRVSYIKAVDIFLWVSFVFVFLSVLEYAAVNYLTTVQERKERKLRDKVPCTCGMLHSRTIILDGNYSESEANSLAGYTRSHIVTDEEKQEKIVVHLALSDESNTSRKKGLRGHVGLRIIQNTHVIDKYSRLIFPIFYIFFNLIYWSVFC